In Vicinamibacterales bacterium, the sequence GTCCGCGTCATGCGCGACATGGCTACCGGGCGCGCGCGCGGGTTCGCGTTCGTCGAGATGGCCACTGACGAGGACGCGGAGAAGTCGATCAGCCAGTTTCACGAGTACCAGATGGACGGGCGGGCTCTCGTCGTCAATGAAGCCCGGCCCAAGCCTGAAGGCGGCGGTGGGTTCGGTGGCGGCGGCGGACGCGGCCCCGGCGGCGGTCGCGGCGGCGGTGGTGCCTATCGGGGCGGTGGCGGCGACTACGGCGGCGGTGGCGGTGGCGGCAAGCGGGAGCCGCGCTGGTAGCGCGGACCGGCGGCAACTCAGGTCAAACGACGAATAGCCGCTTACGACCGACGAAAGGCCGGACCGGCCGGCCTTTCCACCGTGTATTTCTATCTTCTATTCCACGCGCAGGGCCTCGATCGGATTGACTGACGCGGCCCGGCGCGCCGGGACGTAGCTCGCGAGCAGCGCCGACGTGCCGAGCACCAGCGCTACGCCCGACAACGTTGCGGGATCCCAGGCCCTGACGCCGAAGAGCAGCGTCTGCGCCAGCCTGGCGGCCCCTGCCGCGCCGATCGTGCCGGCCACCAGGCCGACGGCGATGACGCGTCCGGCATCCCGAACGATCATCCCCGCCACGGAGTGGCGCTGTGCGCCGAGCGCCATGCGGACGCCGATCTCGCGCGTACGTCGGCCGACCGAGTAGGCCACCACGCCGTAGAGCCCGACCACGCCCAGCAGCCAGGCACACGCCGCGAAACTCCCGACCAGCCATGCGCCCGAGCGCCGCATGTAGGCGGGAACGGACCCGTCCACGAGGTGCGACAGCTGGCCGCCACCCGACGTGGCGAGATCGGGATCGAGCGCGTGAACCGCGGCCGTGAGCTCCGTCACCATCGCGTCTTCCGGCTGGGCGGATCGCACGAACAGCCAGAACGCGCTGTCGACATCCTGCGCGTAGGCCGTATACATCGTCGGCGGCGT encodes:
- a CDS encoding RNA-binding protein → MGRRLYVGNLPYSATEDQLTELFGRAGKVDNVRVMRDMATGRARGFAFVEMATDEDAEKSISQFHEYQMDGRALVVNEARPKPEGGGGFGGGGGRGPGGGRGGGGAYRGGGGDYGGGGGGGKREPRW